A genomic stretch from Thalassophryne amazonica chromosome 18, fThaAma1.1, whole genome shotgun sequence includes:
- the LOC117530303 gene encoding zinc finger BED domain-containing protein 1-like: MADEELIQPAPSLLKANVWAHFGFDYLLLKKELAMTYAVCKICKMKVKYFGNTSNPQAHMLRYHPELKEGSSGICRLLTSQLRTSKGDKHAAVIGY; encoded by the exons atggcggacgaagagctaattcagccagcaccgtctttgctgaaggcaaatgtttgggcgcattttggatttgatTATTTGCTGCTTAAGAAGGAGCTTgccatgacttatgcagtgtgcaaaatctgcaaaatgaaagtcaagtacttcggaaacacttcaaatccgcaagcccacatgctacgctatcacccggagctaaaagaggggagcagtggtatctgccgactactgaccagccaactccgaacgagcaaaggcgataa acatgcagccgttattGGTTATTAA